A window of Kocuria sp. TGY1127_2 genomic DNA:
CGCGGTTTGGCGGGGGTCCCCGATCAAACCTGTCGACCCACCGACCAGGCCCAACGGTTTGTGACCGTCTAGCTGGAGCCGGCGCATGACGAGGAGCTGGACCAGATGTCCCAAGTGCAAGGACGCTGCCGTGGGGTCGAACCCGCAATAATAGGTGACCGTTTCTTCCGCCAGGGCCTTCTCCAAGGCTTCCTGGTCGGTCGAGACGTGGACCAGACCACGCCACACAAGTTCCTGCCAGATATTGTCAAAACTCTGGTCATTGGACTGTTCGTGCAATCCATGCACCGAGTCGATCACGGGATTATTCGTCACGCGGTTCACGCTACCATTCGCCATGCGTCATTGCTTCTTTCATCACAGTTCCTATCCCCTACGAAGACAGGGAATCCGTCGTCCATTCCTCCAGTCCAGCGGGCACATCGTGGGAAGCGATCAACGCCAACCGCTGCGTCGGGCGGGTCATGCTCACGTAGAGATCGCCGACGGTTCCGTACGCCGCATCCACCATCGACCCGGGCTCCGCGATCACGACGGTGTCGAATTCGAGCCCCTTGGCTTCCCACGGGGTCAGAACCAGGATCTGCCGTTCAAGGGCTGTCTCCGAGGTTCCCGTCAAATCCGAGAACTCCTCGGTCACCGCCCTGACCACGCGCTCGTAGTCGGGCTCGGCCACGATGACGCCGACCAACCCACCGGCCACCGCGGACAGGTCCTGCCGCAGTCGACGTTTCAACGCACCGAGTACGTCGTCGGTGCGGATCACCTCAGGACTCCATTGGCCCTCACGAACCGCCCGTGGGGCCGAGACATCGAGCCCCGCGGCCTGGGCCATCGACACCGCTGCGTCAGAAATCTGCGACGGAGTACGGTAGTTGACGGTCAGTTCGTCGAGCGTGTACCGCTCCCCCGCGAAGGGTTCCAGGGCCTCGTGCCAACTGGAGGACGATGCGGCGGCCGAGGCCTGAGCGATATCACCGACGATCGTGAAGGATTTCATGGGGCACCTCCTCATCAGGAGGCGCCATTGCATCGGCGAGAGCTCTTGTGCCTCGTCCACGACGACGTGCCCATACGCCCAAGTACGATCGGAATTCGCGGCTTCGGCGGCGGTCATTCGTGCTGTACCGACTTCGTTGTACCCCGCAAGCATCTCCGCGGTCACCACGCCATTGACGCCCATGTCTTCCAAAGCCGCGTCGACGTTCTCCAGGGTCTTGGTCGCGTTTTCGAGATTGAAATTGCGCTCCGCCGCCGCCCGTGCGGCGGACTGACCGACGGCCGCCTCGAAGTCGCCGAGCAATTCGGCGGCCTCATCCAAGAGGGGCACATCGGCCTCGGTGAAAGGCGCGTCCTTGGGCCGGAGCAGCGCATCGATCTCCTCCGACGTCAGATGCGATGCCGCCGACTCCAAGTATTGACGCTTCGAAAACAGGTCACGGACCAGCATCTCGGCAGTCATCGGCATCCAGGCAAGATTCAGGGCCACTCGGACATCGCGCGACTGACGCACGTCTTCGACGAGGTAGGAACGATCCATGTCGTTGCCGCTCGATTCGTTGAGTTGCTTTTCGAGCTGGTCCGCCAGATCCTGCACAAGGATCTTGACGAAGGTCTCCCGTGCCTGGTTATGGGGCTTTCCGGTGGCGCGGGCACGCTCTCGCGCATGCTTGACCTGCCTCGGCCTGAGCTGAACCTTCGAGGAATCAACATAAAGTTCTTGGATTTGCTGAGGAACCTTCTGGCGGTCGGCGACTGCCTTCTTGACGACCTGAGCCATCTCCAAGGCTCCCTTGATGCGCGCAACCCGCGGATCGGTTTCCGGAACCGCACGAATGCCAGGGAAGAGGGTAGCCAGCGAGGACATCACGACGCCGGTCTCCCCGAGGGACGGCAGGACGCGTTCGATGTACCACATGAAGGAGGAAGACGGCCCGACGACAAGGACCCCGGACTTCTGAAGCCGCTCACGATTGGTATAGAGCAGGTACGCGGCTCTGTGAAGTGCGACCGCAGTCTTGCCCGTTCCCGGCCCGCCCTGGACAACCCGGATCCCGGCGAGGTCCGCGCGGATGATGCGGTCCTGTTCTGCCTGAATGGTAGCGACAATGTCGTTCATCCGACCCGTGCGCTTGCGGTTCAGAGCAGCCAATAATGCGCCTTCGCCGTGCAGCACCTCCTCGCTGTCGAGGAATTCCGGGTCGAGCACGTCGTCCTCGATGTTCTTGAGAGTGCGTCTGTCCAGAATCAGGTGGCGACGCCGCTGAACGCCCTGCCGCTCGAACGCGGTCGCCTGGTAGAAGGTTCCCGCCTCCGGGGCGCGCCAATCGACCATGAGGCGCTCATGATTCTGGTCGGCCAGGCCAATGCGCCCGATATAGCGGGTCGATTCGTCATCGAGGTCCAAACGGCCAAAGACCAAACGGTTGTCCACGGCGTCAAGCTGGGCGAGCCTGTCCTCGTAGAACGTCGCGTAGGCGTCTCGTTCGGATCGATTTTGATGGCTCCCTGCCGAACCGGTGCGGCGCACATCGGCGAGTTTTCCCCGATTTTCTTCCCGGAGTTCGTCCAGGCGCGTGTAGAGGCGGTCCACGTAGGCACGCTCATGGCTCATGGCCTCCTCGAGCTGCCGCTCATAGGCCTCGTGATCTGTGTTTTCGGGGGTCGCCTTCTGCGGGGCGTCCTCGTGAGGGGTAGACATAGGCGTTCTGAAATTCCCTAGAAAGTCCGAGATGTGGTTGCTGAAGAGTAAAGAGTCTAGACCGTGTAGAGGGCGCTGACGTTATGCCCTTGGAGATTTGATCGCCCGTTCAGCCCGTCAAGTTCCATGACGACGCCGATTCCGATCACGTCCAACCCGGCCCGTTCCATGAGTTTGACGGCAGCGCCGAGAGTCCCTCCGGTCGCGAGAATGTCATCGAGGATCAGGACTCTGCTGCCAGCGGGAATATCGTCGCGATGGATTTCCAGGGTCGCGGTCCCGTATTCGAGCTTGTACGACTCGGCGTAGGTTTCCCGCGGCAATTTTCCTTCTTTGCGAACCGGCATGACCCCGACACCGGCGGCATACGCGGCTGCCGAGGCCAGGAGAAAGCCGCGCGCCTCGACGCCCGCGATGACATCGAATTGGCCCTCGAAGCGGTTCAGGAGGGCGTCGATGACTTCACGGAATGCCGCACCGTCCGCGAACAGCGGAGTCAGGTCCCTGAAGATGATTCCCGGTTCCGGATAGTTCGGAATGACCGCACACACCTTGTCGATGGTCTTGGCAACGCGGGTGTCCGCGGTGGGCGTGATGGACTCGTTCATAACTCGCCTGACTTCCGGGCGCGCAAGGCCCCATTGGACGAAAAGTGCACACAACAGAGTACGCCACACTGCCCTGGCGAGATAACTCACCGAGGCAGCATGGCACGCAATCAAACGGTCGGCGAGCCCGGGCTGTTCTTGCTTGTCACATGGAGACCGGAGCGAGGTCAGTCGATCATGCGGAGACGCTCCGCAAACTTCCTGTCGGGACCGAGCGCCGTCTTCAACGCTTCGAGCTGCGCCTTCACGGCCGACGGAGCCGTGCCACCCTGGGAGGCACGCGAGTTCAAGGAACCTTCGACGGTCAAAACCTCTCGGACCGCAGGTACCAAGTGTTCCGAGATCTGAGCGAAGTCCTCGTCGGACAGATCCCAGAGCTCGCAGTCCTTTTGCTCGCAGACGCGCACGGCGTCTCCCGCGATTTCGTGAGCCACACGGAACGGGACCCCTTGACGCACAAGCCATTCGGCGACATCGGTCGCCAAAGCAAAACCTTGCGGAGCAAGTTCTGCCAGCCGTTCGGTGTTGAATTCCAGCGTCTCGATCATGCCCGAGACCGCGGGCAGCAAGACCTCGAGCTGGTCGATCGCGTCGAAGACGGGTTCTTTGTCCTCTTGCAGATCCCTGTTGTACGCGAGAGGCAACGCCTTGAGAGTCGCCAGCAGACCAGCGAGATCGCCGATCAGACGGCCGGATTTGCCTCTGGCCAACTCTGCGATGTCCGGATTCTTCTTCTGGGGCATGATCGAGGATCCGGTCGAGAAGGAATCATGGAGCTTGACGAAGGAAAACTCTTTGGTAGCCCAAAGGATGACTTCTTCCGAAATGCGGGACAAGTCAACCGAGATCATCGCCGCGATCCAGGAGAATTCTGCATAGACATCGCGACCGGCCGTCCCGTCGATCGAATTGTGCGCTGCCGAGTCGAAACCGAGATCTTGGGCGACGGCCTTCGGATCGAGTCCCAAGGACGATCCCGCGAGAGCTCCGGAGCCGTACGGGGATACCGCGGCACGCTTGTCCCAGTCGCGAAGGCGTTCAAGGTCGCGCGAGAGCGCCCATGCGTGGGCCAGGAGTTGATGGGACAGCAAGATCGGCTGGGCGTGCTGCAAGTGCGTCCTGCCCGGCATCGGGGCGTAAGGATGCTTTTCCGACTGCGAGATGAGTGCATCGATCACATCCAGAACCCCCCGGGCCAAGAGTGATGCGTGATCCCGGAGGTACATGCGACCAAGAGTCGCGATCTGATCATTGCGCGAGCGGCCAGCTCTGAGTTTGCCGCCCAGATCCACGCCTGCCCGTTCGATGAGCCCTTTCTCCAACGCACCATGGACGTCCTCGTCGGAGTCCGCAGGAACATACGCTCCCGTGCGGACGTCCTCTTCCAACTCGTCCAAGGCCGCGAGCATGCCCGTCAGCTCATCGTCGCTGAGCAGCTCCTTTGCGTGCAGAACGCGGGCGTGAGCGCGCGATCCAGCGATGTCGTACGGAGCCAGCCGCCAGTCGAACTGGGTCGACTTGCTCAGGGCCGCGAGCGCTTCCGACGGTCCGCCTGCAAAGCGTCCGCCCCAGAGGGCGCCGTCGTTGGTTCCGTGCTTATCGTGGGTTGAAGTCACCGTTCGCCTTTCATTACCGCCCACCGTGGGCTCGGTCCTCGACATCGACCTCTGCCCGCCGGTCGCGGACCGGCGGGCAGAGCCAAGAGGTACTGCTGACTACAGTCCCAACCGCTGGTCACGAGCGGACGCGACCTTGGAGGACATACCGAAGAGTTCGATGAATCCTCGTGCCTGGGACTGATCGAAGCTGTCGCCCTCATCATAGGTCGCCAGGTTGAAGTCATACAGAGAAGTATTGGACCGCCGCCCCGTAACGGTGGCCCGTCCACCGTGCAGGTCCATGCGGATCTCACCGTTGACCATTTTCTGCGTGTCGTCCACGAAGACGTCGAGGGACTTCTTGAGCGGGGAGAACCACTGACCGTCGTAGACGAGCTCCGTCCACCGCTGGTCGACCGTCTTCTTGAAACGAGCCTGTTCACGCTCGATGGTGACGTTTTCGAGCTCCTTGTGGGCGGCGATGAGAGCCATCGCACCGGGAGCCTCGTAGATCTCGCGGGACTTGATTCCAACAAGGCGATCCTCGACGACGTCGATCCGACCGATCCCCTGAGCACCAGCTCGACGATTCATGATCTCGATGGCCTCGAGAGGAGTCACCGACTGACCGTCAATGGCAACCGGAATTCCCTGTTCGAAAGTAATGGTGACTTCGTCAACGGCCGGCGGGAAGGTCGGATCGTCCGTGTAGTCGTAGACGTCCTTGGTCGGCTTGTTCCAGATGTCCTCGAGGAACCCGGTTTCCACGGCCCTTCCCCACACATTCTGGTCGATCGAGAACGGATTGGACTTGGTCGTCACGATCGGCAGGTCATTATTTTCGGCGTACGTGATCGCTTTTTCACGGGTCAGGGCAAGATCACGTACCGGTGCAATGCACTGGAGATCCGGTCCGAGGGTCTGGATGCCGACCTCGAAACGCACCTGGTCGTTGCCTTTGCCCGTGCACCCGTGGGCTACGGTCGTCGCATTGAACTGCTTCGCGGCTTTCACCAGATGCTTGACGATCACCGGACGGGACACCGCGGAAACCAGAGGATAGGCATCCATGTAGAGGGAGTTGGACTTGAGCGCGGGCATGCAATATTCGGTCGCGAATTCTTCGCGAGCATCTGCGACGTACGCCTCGACGGCGCCGCAATCGAGGGCTCGCTGCCGAACAGTCTCCAGGTCCTCGCCGCCCTGCCCGACGTCGACCGCCACGGCGATCACTTCGGCCCCGGTGGCTTCTCCGATCCAGCCGATGGCCACGGAGGTGTCCAATCCTCCCGAATACGCGAGTACAACCCGATCCGTCATGGGTGAACCTTTCTGCTAGTTCGCGACCGGCCGTTCGGCCAGCCCTTCATATCTCGTTCTTGTATGACTATACATAAATTATTGTATTTATACACATTGGCGTCATGCCCACTTTCCCCACCGCAGGCACGGCGTTATGTGCCGGCGAAACGTCTTCCGTGTGCGTCGGCCAGTCGTCCTGTACGATTATTTTGAGTAGTTCACAATAAGAGGATGGAGAAACAATGACGGACCAGGAACAGAACCCCCCGGAGCTGACCGATCAAGAACTCGACGTCCTGCATCAAATCTTCGACCTGGCCCGCGAGGGTCAGGCAGAACAACTCGGTGCGGCCCTCGACCAAGGCGTCCCGGTCAACCTGACCAATTCCAAAGGCGACACCCTGCTCATCCTGGGGGCGTACCGGGAACAGCCCGAGGTCGTCTCACTGCTGATCGACCGCGGGGCGGACCTGAACCGGCTCAACGACCGCGGTCAGACTGCACTCGCGAGCGCGATCTTCCGAAATAACCGGGAAATCGCGACCGCACTCCTCGACGCAGGCGCGGATCCTTCACTCGGGTCTCAGACGGCCACTGCGATCGCGGACTTCTTCGACATCGCCGATATGAAGGAGCTGCTCCGCGAGCGGGGCATCGACTAATCCAGGACCTCCAATCTTGGCCCTACTCCGACCATTCCAGGAAGCGCTGCGCCAGAGCGTTCCCCCCGTTGGGGTCTCGGGAAACCACCATCACGGTGTCGTCGCCGGCGATCGTTCCGATAGCTTCCGGAATATCCGTGTGGTCTAGAGCCGAGGCCAGGAATTGGGCGGCACCCGCGGGGGTCCGGAGCATCACAATGTTCCCGCTCGATTCGGCCATAATGAGCAGATCACGGAAAAGACCCTTCAACCGATCTGGCGCATCCCTTTCCTTGACCGAGTCCGACCCCGAGACCGAATAGATGAGGACGCCGTCCGAGCCCCGGATCCTCTCGGCGCCGATTTCCACGAGGTCTCGAGAAAGTGTCGCCTGGGTCACCTGGACCCCGTCCTGTTCCAAGTACTCTGCGAGCGCAGACTGCGACCGAATCTTCGCCGACTCGAGCAATGAAATGATGCGAGCCTGACGCGCGGCCTTGGTCGAAGGAATCCCCATCGTTATCGTCGTTCCTTTCCCAGACCCGAGGCGCTCATCAGCCAAGCCATGAGCGCCTTCTGTGCATGCAACCGATTCTCCGCTTCATCCCATACAACCGAGGCCGAACCATCGATCACTTCGGAAGCGACCTCCAATCCACGGAATGCTGGCAAACAATGCATGAATATAGCCGATTCGCCGGCCTTGTCCATCGCCTCGGCGCTGACCTGGTACGGGGCGAAAATGCTCTTGCGTTCCTCAGTCTCGTCCTCCTGGCCCATCGAGACCCACGTATCCGTTACGACGACGTCCGCGCCTTCGAGGGCCACTGCCGTATCGGTCGTAGCCACCACGGATCCGCCGGTCTCGGCCGCACGCTGCCGCGCGGCGTCGAGCACCTCTGAGCGAGGAAGATACCCCTCCGGGCCGGCGACCCGCACATTCATGCCGGCCGTCGCCCCACCCAGCAGATACGAATGGGACATGTTGTTGGCGGCGTCGCCGAGATAAGCCAAGGTCAGACCCTCGGTCCTACCGAACCGCTCCTTGATCGTGAGAAGGTCGGCCAGGATCTGGCACGGGTGATAGTCGTCGGAAAGGGCATTGATGACCGGCACCGTCGAATACTCCGCCATCTCCTCGAGGCCCGACTGCTCGAATGTGCGCCACACGATGGTCGACACCATACGGGTGAGAACTCGGGCCGTGTCCGCAATCGATTCCTTATGACCGAGCTGGGACTCCCCAGGATTGACGATCAATGGATTGCCACCGAGGTCGCTGACTCCTGCACCGAACGAAAATCGGGTACGGGTGGATGTTTTGTCGAAGATGATCGCGACCGATTGAGGGCCGGCGAACGGTTTGGCCGCCCAGCGGTCCTTCTTCATCGCCTCGGCCAGCTCGAGAACGGCTTTCTGCTCTTCGGGGGAAAGGTCGGTGTCCACCAGGAAATGGCGTGTCATGGTCTCAATTCTTCGTAGCTCGAAAGGGTGGAAGGGCCGATGGCCGTTTTCAGGCGCCGTGTGCCGCTTCCAAAATGGTCGGGAGGGCCTCCAAGAAGGCATCGACATGCGTGCCTTCGATAATCAGCGGCGGGGCGAGGCGCAGGGTCGATGGCCCGGTGGCGTTGATGATGAAGCCTCGTTCTCGGGCGGCCGAGACGGCTTTTGGGCCGAGAGCCCCTTCCGCTGAATTCGGCTTCTCCAGGTCGAAGCCGATGAGAAGTCCGCTCCCCCGGACATCGACGACACCGTTGATGGCACCCAGTCCATCCCGGAGGCGTCGGCCCATGGTCCGCGCATTCTCGAGCAGGTCTTCGTCTTCAATGGCTTGAATGGTCGCCAACCCCGCCGCCATAGCCAACGGGTTTCCACCGAAGGTCGTGCCATGTTTTCCGGGCCCCAGGACGTCCACGGCGTCCGGGGTCATCGCGAGCATCGCCCCGATGGGGAACCCCCCGCCCAAGGACTTGGCAAGGGTGACGACGTCAGGCTCCAGACCCCCCGAGAGCGTGCCCTGGCTCGCGAGCCACTGGCCCGTACGGCCCATCCCGGTCTGAACCTCATCCACCACGAGCAATGCACCGTTGTCCTTCGTCAGACGGCGGGCAGCTTCGAGAAATCCCTCCGGCAGAGGGTGAACACCGGCTTCGCCTTGGATGGGCTCGAGAATGAGCCCGGCGACGTCCTCGCCCATGGCATGCTCCAACGCGTCAACCGTAGGATCAATGAATTCGACGCCGCCCGGCAACGGTTCGAAAGGCGCTCGGTAGTCCTCCTTGGAGGTCACCGCCAGGGCTCCGGTGGACCGACCGTGAAAGCCGTGTTTCAGGGCCAAGAGCCTGCTCTTGCGCGGATCGGTCGAGTTTCCGTGAGATCTGACGAGCTTCAATGCGGCCTCGTTGGCTTCGGTTCCCGAATTCGTGAAGAAGACTTTCCCTCCGTCCGGGGCACCTGCGATATCGAGGAGCTTTCGGGCGAGCCGCAATTGCTCAGGAGTCGTAAAGAAGTTCGAGACGTGGCCGAGCCGGCCCGCCTGACGCGATATCGCCTCGGTCCATGCCGGGTGGCCGTGTCCCAGAGCGTTGACCGCGATCCCGCCCAGAAGGTCAAGGTAAGTCCGGCCGTCCGCATCCGTCACGAGGCACCCTTTGCCTTCCGTGAGAACGAGAGCCGGATCTCCGAATACGCCCAGTAGGTCGTTGCGATAATCGTCCAGAAGGTCTTGCTGCGTCATGGGGTCTCCTCTGCTGTGTGGAATGGGTTGACCAGAACGAAGTCGGCGAGCGGCTTGGGAGCCGATGCTGTGCCGGTCACCTGGGTCCCGATTCCGGAGTCTGTAAAGATTTCCAAGAGCGGCGAATGGGCTCGTCGCCCGTCGACGATCGAAGCCGTGGGAACACCGTTTTCGACCGCTGCCAGGCACGCACTCATCTTTGGGATCATGCCTTCCGCCAGCTGCGGAACCAAGTCCCGCAGTTCTTTGGTGGTCAGGGAGCTGATGAGGGAGTCGGTGTCGGGCCAGTCGGCGTACAGACCCTCGACGTCGGTCAGCATCACGAGCTTTTCCGCTCCAATGGCAGCGGCCACGGCCGCCGCTGCGGTGTCCGCGTTGACGTTCAAAACTTCACCGGTCGGCGTATCGAGCGGCATGCCTTCTTCGACGGCTCGTCCATCGGCCAGTATTTCCGGCGCGATCGAAGAGATGACCGGTATTTTCCCGGCGTCGATCATGGACGTGATGGCGGTGGTGTTGACCCCGACGACTTCGCCCACGAGACCGAGATCCACTTCCTCGCCGTCGACGACGGTCTTGATCCGACGCGCACGCAATAGGCCTCCGTCTTCCCCCGACATGCCGACCGCGTGGGGACCGTGCTGATTGATGAGACCCACCAGCTGACGAGCAACCTGCCCAGTGAGCACCATCCGAACCACGTCCATCGCTTCCGGTGTGGTGTACCGCAATCCACCGCGGAATTCGCTAGGGATACCTAGTCGAGCGAGCATCGTGGATATCTGCGGCCCACCGCCGTGGACCACCACAGGTTTGATTCCCACGGAACGCAGGAACACCATGTCCTCCGCAAATGCTGAGCGAAGCTCTTCGCTGATCATGGCGTTACCGCCGTATTTGAAGACCATGATTTTCCCGGCGAACCGCTGAATCCACGGGAGCGCTTCCATGAGCGTCTCCGCTTTGCTCTGCGCCGAGGCGTACCGCAATTGGTCACTCTGCTGTGGCACGGTAGATCGATTCTCCTAGCTCGAGTACGCCGAGTTTTCTTCGACGTAGTCGTGGGTCAAGTCGTTGGTCCAAATAGTCGCGGATTCAGTTCCGGCGCCGAGGTCTATGACGACCTCGACTTTCCGGCTGCTCTCGAGGTCCACCAGCGATCGGTCTTCCCCGATCGCCCCACCGGCACAAATCTTGACTCCATTGATCGCGACATCTACCTCGTCGGGCTCGAAGTCCGCCGACGTTGTGCCTACCTCGGAGAGGATACGACCCCAGTTCGGGTCATTTCCGAAGATCGCGCATTTGAAGAGGTTGGATCGGGAGACCGCTCGGGAGACTTCGAGTGCCTGGGGCTCCGACACAGCTCCCCGGGTCGTGACGTGGATGTCGTGACTGGCCCCTTCGGCGTCCGAAATGAGCTGAAGGGCCAAGCTCACGCAGACTTTCGTGAGGGCTTCGGCGAATTCTTCGACATCGGGGCTGGTGCCGCTTGCACCGGAGGCCAGGAGGGCGACCGTATCGTTCGTCGACATGCACCCGTCCGAATCCGCGCGGTTGAAGCTGTGCTCCACCGCAGCCTTCAACGCGGAGTCGAGGTCCTCCGCGCCCAATGATGCGTCCGTTGCGAGCACGACGAGCATGGTGGCCAAACCGGGGGCGAGCATTCCGGCACCTTTGGCAATGCCTCCGATCCGAACCTGGCCGTTGGAAGTCTGCAACGTCATGGACGCCTTCTTCGGAACCGTATCCGTGGTCATAATCGCGGTCGCGGCCGCGTCGTCATTCTCAGGCCCGCTGCCCAGGGACCGGACGGCGTTCTTGATGCCGGGCAGCAGTCGGTCCATCGGCAGTTGCTCGCCTATCAATCCGGTTGAGCAGATCAGCACGTCACCCGCAGCCGATCCGGTCAACTCTGCAACCTCTTCTGCGCTGCGGTGTGCGTTGCGAAAACCTTCGGGCCCGGTGCAGGCGTTTGCGCCGCCCGAATTGAGCAGAATGACGTCGGCCCTCCCATCCGCAACCACCTGGCGGGACCAATCGACCGGAGCCGCAGCGAAGCGGTTACTCGTGAAGACGGCAGCTGCCGAGAACTCTGGCCCCAGATTGCGCAAGACGGCGACGTCGTTGCCACCGCTGGCCTTCAGACCCGCGGCGACGCCGGAGTATTCGAAGCCATGGACCACGGACAGACCGTGTTCCACGTCGACATCGGAAAGTTCGGCTGGTTCATGGCTCACGGAACGAGTCCTTCCTGTTCCAAGCCCGTGGTCTCGGCGAGCCCGAGGGCGATGTTCATCGACTGAATGGCGCCGCCGGCGGTGCCTTTCGCAAGATTGTCGATCGCGCAGGTCACGATCACACGCCCCACGTGCTCGTCGAAAGCCAGTTGCATCACTGCGTGATTGCTCCCTTGCACCGACTTCGTCGTCGGCCATTGGCCTTCCGGCAACACGTGGACGAAAGGTTCAGGGTCGTATGCGGTATCCCACATCGTCCGGAGATCATTCGACGTGACTCCTGCTTTGACCCGGGCCGTGGCTGTGGTCAGGATTCCCCGCGGCATCGGGGCCAGAGTAGGCGTGAAGCTCACGCTGACCTGCCGCCCCGATGCGTCAGCAAATCCCTGCTCCATTTCCGGTGTGTGCCGGTGAATTCCGCCAACTCCGTAAGGGGACATCGAAGACATTGCTTCGCTGGCCATCAGATGTGGCTTAAGAGCTTTGCCCGCCCCGGATGTGCCCGAAGCAGCAACGATGACCACATCCTGAGGTTCTAGTACGTTGGCCGCGAATCCCGGGGCCAGGGCCAGCTGGGCGCTCGTGGGATAACACCCCGGCACGGCGATCCTCTTGGCGCCCACCAGGTTCTCGCGCTGCTTAGCCATCTCTCCTCCGCGGGTGGGCGAAGTAATGAGCTCGGGAAGCCCATAAGGCCAATGACCTGCATGGTCGGTTCCATAGAACCGAGACCAGGCATCTGGGTCACGAAGGCGATGGTCGGCACCGGCGTCAATCACCAGCGTGCC
This region includes:
- the argB gene encoding acetylglutamate kinase: MEALPWIQRFAGKIMVFKYGGNAMISEELRSAFAEDMVFLRSVGIKPVVVHGGGPQISTMLARLGIPSEFRGGLRYTTPEAMDVVRMVLTGQVARQLVGLINQHGPHAVGMSGEDGGLLRARRIKTVVDGEEVDLGLVGEVVGVNTTAITSMIDAGKIPVISSIAPEILADGRAVEEGMPLDTPTGEVLNVNADTAAAAVAAAIGAEKLVMLTDVEGLYADWPDTDSLISSLTTKELRDLVPQLAEGMIPKMSACLAAVENGVPTASIVDGRRAHSPLLEIFTDSGIGTQVTGTASAPKPLADFVLVNPFHTAEETP
- the argJ gene encoding bifunctional glutamate N-acetyltransferase/amino-acid acetyltransferase ArgJ, coding for MSVVHGFEYSGVAAGLKASGGNDVAVLRNLGPEFSAAAVFTSNRFAAAPVDWSRQVVADGRADVILLNSGGANACTGPEGFRNAHRSAEEVAELTGSAAGDVLICSTGLIGEQLPMDRLLPGIKNAVRSLGSGPENDDAAATAIMTTDTVPKKASMTLQTSNGQVRIGGIAKGAGMLAPGLATMLVVLATDASLGAEDLDSALKAAVEHSFNRADSDGCMSTNDTVALLASGASGTSPDVEEFAEALTKVCVSLALQLISDAEGASHDIHVTTRGAVSEPQALEVSRAVSRSNLFKCAIFGNDPNWGRILSEVGTTSADFEPDEVDVAINGVKICAGGAIGEDRSLVDLESSRKVEVVIDLGAGTESATIWTNDLTHDYVEENSAYSS
- the argC gene encoding N-acetyl-gamma-glutamyl-phosphate reductase, which gives rise to MTFSVAVSGATGYAGGEVLRLLSQHPEAEVTTVTANSTAGGRLGELVPNLRSLAHLTVQETSADTLAGHDVVFLALPHGASGPVAAQLPEGTLVIDAGADHRLRDPDAWSRFYGTDHAGHWPYGLPELITSPTRGGEMAKQRENLVGAKRIAVPGCYPTSAQLALAPGFAANVLEPQDVVIVAASGTSGAGKALKPHLMASEAMSSMSPYGVGGIHRHTPEMEQGFADASGRQVSVSFTPTLAPMPRGILTTATARVKAGVTSNDLRTMWDTAYDPEPFVHVLPEGQWPTTKSVQGSNHAVMQLAFDEHVGRVIVTCAIDNLAKGTAGGAIQSMNIALGLAETTGLEQEGLVP